AGAAACTATGAATAATATGAAGGGGGGAAAACAAACAAGGTAACTAGGTACCTATTATAAAACAATAAATGTAAACAACTAACTCGGTACCTATAAAtccaacaaaaaaatataaaaaataaaataaaaagaaaagtagAAAACATACAGAAAAATGAAAAGCTAAcattaaactaaacaaaaattatacaataaaatcAACACAAAAGTAACTAGGGACCACATGATAACACATTACAAGACACTAAAACTTAAGAAACATAATAATACGATTAAACCATAAAAACTAAACAGGAACCACAGAAAGAAAAGCAAGGCAAACTATGAATAATATGAAGGGGGGAAAACAAACAAGGTAACTAGGTACCTATTATAAAACAATAAATGTAAACAACTAACTCGGTACCTATAAAtccaacaaaaaaatataaaaaataaaataaaaagaaaagtagAAAACATACAGAAAAATGAAAAGCTAAcattaaactaaacaaaaattatacaataaaatcAACACAAAAGTAACTAGGGACCACATGATAACACATTACAAGACACTAAAACTTAAGAAACATAATAATACGattaaaccataaaaagtaaacaggAACCACATAAAGAAAAGCAAGGCCAAACACATATAAActattaactttaaaaaaaaaaaaaacactaaacatCAACAACTAACTAGGAACCTAAAAaagccaaaaaaaattaaaaaaaaagaaacagtAAGGGCATAACATAGATAACAGGGAAActtaaaaacattaaaataacaacaaatgataaaagtaaatcaattgaaaaaaactagggaccacatgagaacacatgacaaaaaaaactaaacataatcatacacttaAACCATATCAAAGAAACAAAGCACCACAAACAGAAAACAATACCTCTAGAATGCACTTTGAACTttgttttatatgtatgtttttctAGTTACCTAGTTACTTTGAACTTTGTTAAATGTCGAACTGGACATGTATGAAATCAGTAGTATACGACAAGGAGTATGAGCAAGTTTTATCATTATTTAATTGACAAAACCACATAAAAACACACattaagatatttatatatatatataaaaacatgcTCTAAACTTGAAGTTACAGCAAGTCAGAGCCAGTTTCATCATAATCTAATATAAAGATGAAGGCATATGATATTAATCATATATGTgggaattacaaatatcatataaGATTTCCCTCAAGGGAAACATGCAGCAAAAAGGAAAAACATACAAATACACATAGGGGAAAAAAAAACAAGGTAACTAGGTACCTTAACTCTACTCTGACGATCTTTCTTTGTCCCAGCAGCAGTTCTCTTGATCCTTGAAGAACCCTTAACTTGAGGGGAAGAACGCAAACCGCCATCAACACTTGTTGATGAAGAACCAACATTACCTCccttaaaaaacataaacataaatacaaaaattgaaaaaatgaaCAATGAAAACAACATACAAATAAATATTCGATTCCAActcaaaaaaacaaaaatcaaactaacaacCAAACCAAAACACTGAAAGAAACACGATACCTTAACGTTAGCTCCTGCATTGTCGGCAGGAACCGTCGGAGTTCGAGGAGATCGGCGCATTCCGACAACGATCAAGACAGTTCACCAAAATTTCTGAAAAATCCAGACGACCAAACTCCTAAACAACAACTACGATGACCGAAAACGACTCCAATCACACCAAAATACTCATCAACAAACCCTGAACACCAAACCCAAACCGCATGCAaccaactgaaaaaaaaaaagaaataacgCTCGGGAAACAAAGGGGAAACAACTGATCGGAAAAGGTAAAGTGAAAAAAACTACCtatgtaaaattttaaaaaattacataaaataaaattacctaaCTACCCCtggaattaaaaaattatcattagaAACAACATATGGCATAATAAGACATCttaacaaaaatatgggaaaaaaaaccacaaaagtgataaaaaagtataaaaagccATACAAAAGTTAAGatgaaaaaaaagccatatttttgaaaatatcaattaaaagtccatataaaatgtaatttcctcttaaaAATATTATCATGACTAAACAAAAACacgtaattttataaatttttaaagtaGGTATTTGGTATTTATATTTTGCATGCGCGTGCAAATAAGTTATGTGTGGCATGTAATCATTGAAGGGCTAATTAACAATAAATAATTTCTATTTGTTAATTTTCTGTTAAACAAAAGTAAACGCTTAATCATACATTTCTATATAACACACTATATAATTATTATAGCTAACAAACATATGTCAGCATCAGCAATTGATTATGTCGTTTTGCCTAAGCTATAAGAAAAGTTTTCTCCTCTTTTTACTCAATTAACTTCCCCTTGTTAACTTAAACATTATAATCAGGTAATTTTTAATCCAAAGTTTCAAAAGTACAATAATTAATTAGCTGCCTTAGTATATAATGCACgcatttttaattattatcataAACTAAACATAGGATCTTGGACTATAGCTGACCAGTTATGCCATGCATGCACTGATGTACTGTCGAGTCAATAAATAGGATGTGGGAAGGGGGCAAACATAAATGATTTTATTAGTACTTATCTGGTCCATTCTTTTTCCTGCATTTATGTCTGTAATcttaaaaaacatatatattattcattatacttcatttgaaaaaaaagtttcatattattaatttttgcaGGGTGAAATTTGCTCAGTCTTGTTTACCCTTTACCAAGCACATCTTtattatcctttttttttttctctcttttatttACTCACAAATGCACATTGAATAATGATTATCATATTACCATTAGTATTTAACTGTTGTAGGTTATTATAAACTAATAGATAGATCCATAGCCAAGTGGGTGTGGTGATAGATGAGTCTTTTCAATAAATGATGATGGAAtcaatcttctttttttttttttgtataaaaattagaCATATATATTtggaagaaaaatataaaaattaatttataaaagttGAGGGACTTGAACCCCTCATTATTTTAACAAGATCTGTATATGTTTTGAATGATTCGAAAGTCTGTAATGGCACTTGAGTATCCGCTCCACTATTTCATtgtgatttttaaaatttcaatgtATTTttgatatataatatatatatttaatttttaccTAACTCCCATTTCTTCTAGAAAAAAACTATATATGCTCAGGCTAGAATATATTGATTACACGTGTAGTCTGACACTCTTTCTCTCATCCATGTACTGTATAATAATATTTATGGGTTATATATAAAGGTCATTATGTTCACGAGTATGATCATAGTGTTGGTTGAATGGATATATGGTATTGGGTGACAAGTCTTTTCTAGCTAGGAACGTGGGCTGTCGAGTCATTAAAATTTTTActtatgtttatatatgtatgtatatatatatattattggaaCTAATTAACTTATTGTTTCCATTTAGTCACGAatattaagatatatttatttacaTAGTATATTTCATCATATTTGTTTGTTTCAAAGGCTCCAATTTAGCAAATGATGTATATAGTACTCAATCATTCTTATACcagaaatatttaatttaaaggAGAATATTTGGATTCACATGGAAATAGTACccaaattaaaaaagaaaaaaagacccGTGAACCGTTTATTTAGTCCACAGTATAATCCATATAAGGGTTTGTGAAAATGCATGCGCAAGATTACTTTGTATCTAACTTTTTTAAGATAatgataatatatataatatagtttCTTTGGCATTTTATGACAAATTTTCATGATAAGATTTGGATAAAAGTGAGTGCTTTAATCCAAAATTTTGGAGCCACAACAAGGTTGATCTATTTATTatacttttttcttttaatatctTTTGTGTCTTGAGCAGTGCCGCACTTATTATTAGCTACTCACTGTGGAAATTAATgcttattaaaattataaataaaataataataaaaattcatgTGAAGGCAGCCGACCAAAGCCACACCACAATCGGTGAGCAATGTGTGATACGATAATCTCTATATTTGTCTAAAGTTAATTTCTTGGTTTTCGGTTAAAGAAGTCAATGGATTCATATAAAGGAAAGGACTTAATAAAAACTTGCATGAACGCGACCCTTTATAAAAagttataaatacatatatattaataatttaaaataatatataaagaaaaataaagtacTGTGTACTATATTAGCCACCAgctttaataattttatttgtttcctttataaaaatGGAAGCATTAAATATCACAATCCATATCTTTATTATTTGTGACTTACTTTTGGTGTAATAAATATATACCTAAATGCTTGGATTACACATATATGATATTATTTAGAATAATGATCACTTGTTAACTAAAGTACGTATAGCCATATATATAATGTTGACAGAAGATGATGATCATGATGATCTTATATATGTATGAAAGTGCTCAAATGTAATACTTAAGCTGTGATAATCTTATATGTATGTTTTATATATACAAACTAGGTTATTATTAGTTGCTGGTAATGATGACGAACCAAACCTAATACACAATAGAAACTCACTAACTGCCACATTTAAGGTCACTATTCACAATTCGTTTTTATATATACTTAACTTTCCTCTTTGACTTGGGACCAAACAATTAATATGAAGtctcaaaaaataaatatataatagaaCTCCTTCGACTATTCAATAACAAAGAGTCAATTTTGCTCTCCAAGGAGCTGACTTCTTGGGATCATCTTTTACATATCGGTTGAAATTTAGTGATATGTAGTAAAGGCTTCCAATTGCGGTAGTTGAGTAAGGTATTTGGTTTTTTCACACACACATATACaagattataaatatatgtatatgtatgactATCATGAGATGGGAAGATGGACCACAAAAAGGGAAAAGCATGAAATATCCTAAATATTGGTTGGTAATTCTGGCCACCAAGTGAACATATTATCAAATCAAATCATGTATGGATTCATATTAGTTGGTAGAAGTATCAGTTAAACCAAACCAATGAATTGGTCACCTCTCATAATCTGAATTTGAAAAATGATATATGGTGTGTGCATATATATGATCTGATCTAGCTACTTTCTCTTTTTCCACTTTCATATCCAATTGATTATGTATTCCATATATGTAATACTACACTGATCTACAAACAAAACACAGAAGGGCACACACTAATTAATAGGGTCTACCCCACATGCCATTCTTTCCCCAAATTGGCGTGATTGAAGGGCCACTTCACACATTGAATTTGAATCCTTCTGAGTCGCACTATCAAAAGAAAAGTCAGTCTCTATATGTACTCGATCTTCTAGCTAAATTTCTTAATTAAAGACCCGACTTATTATAAGCATAATAATTTTGACGTGTGGAAAATATTCCTGCCCCATCTCAATCCCCAATCCGTGTTACACAATCTATATAGGATAATTTACATAATTTGGTATAAAATAGAGTGATTACAAAAACTCTTAACCTGGTCGCAATAAAATTTATCACTAAATAAGAAATATATTATCATGTGTAGTCACTAAAAAATTTGCTATGACTAAAAATATCAATCACAAATATTATAGTTTACTATggttaaatgtatttttagttaGAACAAATTTTATTGCTAACGAACCATTTGTAACTAAATATTATTTTGTGCTAgtagtttttataaaaaaaattaatatattaatttttatgatatttattgattttttttatatagcacatatcttattattaattgttaaaattaaagttatatttttacaatggttttttaaatttgtaaaaaagaatataaaaattaattattttttaaaaaggtCAATGCTAATAGATCGATTAATTGAGATGTATGTACACGTTAAGAATTACTTTGTTCATAGAACATGTGCATGCATGCCCTACATCATTTCctctattaaatatattttccttTAGTCACTCTCAAGTTTCAACTAACAACAAATTCACAAAAACACAAGTATTCTAGTCTCAACTAAGCTAAACTCAACACCCTCCATCTCTTTCTCTACagtactttttttaaaaaaattagatttttttttttactattttataaatattccaagttacacccttcttctCCCACTTTATatatatctttctctctctcaaatcATCACAAACCGTTCTCATTAATTACAGTTCTTATTCAAAGTTTGTAGCTTTAGCCATGGACTGGTTCTCATGGCTATCCAACACTGGCCTGGAGCCAACACTAGTTTACGAGTACGGACTAGCTTTTGCTCACAACGAGCTTGAAGAAGAAGACATAGTCTACTTCAATCACGAGTTTCTTCAAAGCATGGGGATCTCCATAGCCAAACACAGGCTAGAGATCTTAAAGCTCGCTAGGAAAGAGATGAAGTCCAGCAACGGACCACGCCCCATGATGAGGCTTCTGGTGGCGATCAAGAGAACCAAGAGGTGTTTGGCTAAGTATATAAGGATGTTGACGACTCATAAAGAGGAGTCAGCTCTTATGGTTGTCCCCAGGCCTACTTATGGAACCAGATTCAGAGGAGCTATGTTGAAGAGGAATAAGAAACTCATGGCTGCCAAACAAGGAAGATTGCTTCAGCTCACAAATGGTTCTCCCATGGTGGGGCCTGGGATGACCAGAGTTGAGAGCTTTTCGAGTCCAGTTGTGTATGATCTTCGGAAGGAGGAGAAAATGGAGGAAGATCAAGATGGTTATTGGTCTACTGGAGTTGAAGAGATCAGGTGGGATACTATGTTTCAGGACTTAAAACCTACATGAAAATTTTTTTGtccttaaaaaaatttgaaaaatgacttatttttcaTTGTTTTGATTTGCTGATAAAGATAAAAACTTGTTCTGATGTTGATTAATTTAATGGTGAGAGATGGGTTTTTGTGTTCTTCCACCATAGATGTAGGTATATGGCTTTGTGTTTACAGTAAAACACTatgttttctttttttcttcttcactaGTGGTGGGTCATGCAGATTGCAGACCTTtactatatttttctttttaatttgtcTCTGTGAGTAATTTAATTTGATTTTTAAACATTTTCTTCTGGGCCTGTTCTCTTTTGTATGTCTCTGTTATTCATCTTTAAGTAAACTGAAATCACCAGAAATTGTGGAAGAAATGATTGTGTCGGTCCAAAAAACATaaagggagaattgtagtgtaAGAAACAAGGGTATGAATTGCACTCCACTTGTATTTGAATTCAATGCTTTTGGCTttatcttctttctttcttttttttcggTGGTGAATAAAAGATGATACTTACTTTACTTAACATGAGGTTTCTCTGTATTAccagtaaaaaaatatataaataaataaaagaagaaaaagtTTAGTCCATGTCTCTGTCGATTTTCTTGACTTTGACAAATGCACAGCCTTTGAAGCTTGGACCTTTGATTTTGGGTAGGAAAGCTAGCAATAAACCACATATCATAATAGGAATATTTATGAATGTTCAAAACAATTGTATAAAAGTGTTCCTACAATTTTCTCAATTTGTATGTGCACCATGGTATAATATGCAGATAAAGAGTTTGATAAGGATATAACGAGTTATGTTTAACAATATTGTCAAAGTGTAAACTATAGATACCGAATGTGAAATATGTGTAGACCAAAGCTAGTAAAAGCAAGTCCCTAACCAAGCTtctaatatttagaaaataaGTGTGAAAAAGTTATGGTAAACAAGAGCATTATGGCAGATCAAAAGTGaatatatattgcatatgataTTTTATTGTACCAACCCTGGTGGGTAAATTATACATTAATTTGAATAAGTACTTCTAAATCATACAACCCCTATAGGCCATAACAAGTACTCTAGAGGTCAGAAGTAGATACTCGTATGGAACTGTTTGATTAACTCTCCATGGTAGCAAATTGTCTTGAACTTCTAAGATTATGGTATTTCCATGCCAACCATCAGTGGCTAGAACTTTGAGGTAGGCGAAAAGAGCCCCCGGCGTAAAGCATTTGGTAAACTGGCCTTATTCGAATTGTTAGAATTATGCCCAAGATGGTACCCAATCCACAGACACCTGCAAGGATTTGGAATGTGAACCTGAAGCAACTTGGACCCATGCAAGTGGATCCTCCACCTTGCTTGGCAGCTTCAGCATCATATACATAACCAGCAAGCAAAGCTGAGAAAAGAACTGCACCAATGGGGTTGCCTAGCAACATGAAGCTGTAGATTACACCAAAATGCCTCAATCCAAAAAGCTCAGAAACTGTTGGGACCATCATAGAATAATGAATCCCATAGCAGATACCGAGAAGAGCAGTTGCAGCATACAGAGTACCACTGAGAGCTGATGCATACAAGAGGAACACCACAATCATAAGTACATGTGAAAATGCCATCCATACTGTACGAGGAATTGTTCTTGACCTGCATTTAACCAAGTCAAATATCAAATTAGTTTCATATTTGAAGCACATAAGGAAGCATTCAAACTATTTCAAACATGATTTACTGTATTCAGATACGGCATATGGGATCAAACCTGACAAAGTATTCAGAAACAGTACCAGAGCCAAGGCGCCCCACAAAATTGCAAAAGCTGAAAAGAGATAGCAGTATTGTTGTGTCATTATATCCTAATGCAACTCCAATTTGAGTCAAGTTATTGAGAACAGTTACTCCAGTACCAACCCCAAGAAAATATACAAGCCAAAGAAGCCAGAAGTCTGCTTTGATAACTGCTTCACGAAACTTGAAATCCTCTCCCCTTCTAGGTCTCCTCTTTTGCTTTATTGCCCCCTCTCCAATGGCAAGAAGTGTATCTATATCTGAAGCATAATCAGTCTCATGAAAACTCCCAAGGTTTGCAGCTGAAGATGATGGTGTTAACAAAGGATCATCAATTTGGGTTACATTGTCTTCTGGAGCAGGGTCCTTTGGTTTTGCAGGAAAAAATGTCATCTTGATAGGAATAGCAAGGGGAGACAAAAGAAGGAGAACCATTATGGCAACCAATACATAAGACACAGTATCACTTATAGATAGTGTGTCATATAAGATTGTGGTTGTGAGAAGATAAATTCCAACAAAGACACTAAAAGCTTGAGtgaaattaaaatggagattgatTGAAGAGTCTTCTTCAGAA
This genomic interval from Humulus lupulus chromosome 8, drHumLupu1.1, whole genome shotgun sequence contains the following:
- the LOC133796443 gene encoding uncharacterized protein LOC133796443, which produces MDWFSWLSNTGLEPTLVYEYGLAFAHNELEEEDIVYFNHEFLQSMGISIAKHRLEILKLARKEMKSSNGPRPMMRLLVAIKRTKRCLAKYIRMLTTHKEESALMVVPRPTYGTRFRGAMLKRNKKLMAAKQGRLLQLTNGSPMVGPGMTRVESFSSPVVYDLRKEEKMEEDQDGYWSTGVEEIRWDTMFQDLKPT
- the LOC133796442 gene encoding protein NUCLEAR FUSION DEFECTIVE 4 translates to MTGPVLKAGSRPPWVGLAAAVWVEIAAGNAYNFPLYSSALKSVLGFNQQQVTILGVANDIGENVGLLPGIACNKFPPWAVLLVGTVCCFLGYGVIWLAVSQTVPNLPYWLLFVTLCIATNSNAWFGTAVLVTNMRNFPLNRGTVAGILKGYVGLSAAVYTVIFSMVLKKSSLNLLLFLALGIPVLSLAMMYFVQACNPASEEDSSINLHFNFTQAFSVFVGIYLLTTTILYDTLSISDTVSYVLVAIMVLLLLSPLAIPIKMTFFPAKPKDPAPEDNVTQIDDPLLTPSSSAANLGSFHETDYASDIDTLLAIGEGAIKQKRRPRRGEDFKFREAVIKADFWLLWLVYFLGVGTGVTVLNNLTQIGVALGYNDTTILLSLFSFCNFVGRLGSGTVSEYFVRSRTIPRTVWMAFSHVLMIVVFLLYASALSGTLYAATALLGICYGIHYSMMVPTVSELFGLRHFGVIYSFMLLGNPIGAVLFSALLAGYVYDAEAAKQGGGSTCMGPSCFRFTFQILAGVCGLGTILGIILTIRIRPVYQMLYAGGSFRLPQSSSH